aggtttaatattttaaaatctctaTGATTCCATCATTTTCTGTTACTAGCTAAATGCAAATCATCACTTCATTATTATTGTCAGTCATCTGTTGTGTGTCCTGTCTCTTCATCACGCAGTACACCCAGCCCAGCAGTTGGCTCGTAAATTTAACTGCCCCCGCCCCTACAGTTTGCTGTGCTGCGGTCTCGTCCTCGCCTTTTCCAAAGTCTGTTAATATGAGCGCAATGCGTGTGGATGCCAAAGTGGTGATGCTAGGAAAGGAGAGTGTGGGGAAGACCAGCCTGGTGGAGAGATATGTTCATCATCGCTTCCTGGTCGGCCCGTATCAGAACGTGAGTGTCAGCTGCTCGGCTTAAATTTCCATGTCTCCCTGTTACTGATTCCCTCCCCCGCCCGCTGCCTAGATGAATggcatgttttaaatgtttaaccGCGGGGACATTGTAGTAATAGAGCAGTCTGTGATCATTATATAAAGCATAAAAGCCCTGAATAAAAACTCTGGATGCTGTAATATTTTGGTATGTGTCTTTAAACACATGAATATAAGGGAAAACTACTTAAATTGCAGAATTCAGTGTAGGAAAACATTGTGAACACATTTTAAGCAGGTAGCACACATGCCTCAGTGCAACTTCCTCCTATGTCTTCATTATTGCACATTTAGAGTGTGGTCTTGGAAATGTTAGACATAacccattctacagggactcACCAGTTCCATCAGCGAGTGTCTACTGCCTCAccagcttcttcttttcctgaCAGACTATTGGTGCTGCTTTTGTTGCCAAAACGATCCAGATGGGAGAGAAAGTGGTTACCCTGGGAATATGGGTGAGTTAGAGGCTACGTCACGAGTCTTTGTACCGAATCAGTGCCAGTGTTGAGCCAAGTGAGATTGAAAAATGTGCCCCATAGCAGCCATAAATCCATTCATATGGGGGCTTTATGCTGTGAAACCTTGATTTTATGCCTTTTTTGCTGATTCGATGCTCTTTGTTGAAAAAACgcattctaaatataatgtggtgttgtctttttttaataatctctcTTGCACATTGGACCCAAATAGCTAGTTCAGTAAATTGAtatgtaataaatacatttagaatttaTCATTTGGCATCAAATCACGTCTGTATTCAGCTTGCTAGGCTAGTTAATGTTTAGCAGGAATAGTTTATTTAATAGTTATTTATGTAGTTTAAAAGTCTGAAAATCaccaaaataaatgtaactattccagaaaaaaggcaaaagtgggTAAACCATCTGCAGTTATTAATGTTTTCCAATTTTCATTGATGTTTTTTGATGGAATGATAATTTCTCTGGTAGCTATAATGTCAAAGTCTAATTACGGTCTTAACTCAGTTCTAACCACATACCAAGTCAGGCCACTTTGCCTTCGTGAggcaatattaataatattccACGGatcttaaaatataaatattcagcatcacaaatatatatataggtctGCATCTAAAGATGCTTTTTCATTCTCACCGACCAAATTCTTCTTtaagttgataaaaaaaaatgcattcacatGCATTAGTTGCATTGGTTCAAAGTCAAGTGTATCTGTGAAGAAAACAGCACAAGTCCAACTACTGTTGCATAGCTGTGTCAGaggttttttaaataattaatgatgACAAGGATTTACTTGCACTGGTGAGTCTCTCTTATGTGTTCCATTTTCCCTCATCTTTACCTTGATAAgacttgggggaaaaaattacgttttgtcagaaaataagccattataattattttttgaatcaGTTTTTGGGGCAGACCATCCTAGAAGCAAACATAATTAGTCTTACAGGAGGCCGGGTTTTCCCATATAATTTTAAAGTGTCTCCATTTAGATCTCAGTCTTTCTTATCTCTGTCCCTGTCTTCTTTCTTCTACTCACCCAGGACACAGCTGGATCAGAGCGTTACGAAGCGATGAGCAGAATCTATTACAGAGGAGCCCGGGCGGCCGTAGTCTGCTATGGTAAATCTACACTTGCTCCTTGTGTCCCCTTCAGGGAGAGTTTTCAGGTGTCACAACTCTGGTGGTCAACAACAACCCAGAACAGCAGCTTGTTTTTCTAATAAGCAACTTTCCACGCTTTGCAACTGGCGTTCACCTCCTTGAAAATTACTCATCTAATTACAGTCGCTATGGAAATGCTACTTGTGTATTGTCCTACAAATTTCTGATGCTGGTATAACATGTTAATATTGAAGACGAGACGGAGCCTGTTTGTCTGCCCCTTCTCCCAAAATCATCTGCTCACTGACTGAAATCATATCTCTGTATCACAAAGTCAATGAAATAATGTTAACACAGTAAAATATGGGAATATAGTTAAAGTAGGATGCAGTTTGAATCACACAGGACGCTTTGTATATCTTCAAGACAGTTTTGCACAAATTCAgtcttataaaataaaaatgattttgacatACTGgaaatattatatacacatgCTAATATTTTATTAAGGTTAAGACATGCTGCTAGACACATTTTCTAGATGGTTCTCAGGCCTCTTGTGTCTTTGTTCCACAATGGGGAACTTTGTCTTTTATATAATAGCTGATGGCATTTCCCACTGGATTACTCACTGCTGTCATATTGTTTAATGTCTTCTTTTGGGTCTGCTGGCCTCTTTTTACCTTCCATATTCtttctgaagatttttttttatacctcatCTGCACAAATTGATGATTGTGCCTTTTACTCAAATTTCCTTTGTTCATCTTAATTTTTTCACCATGTCCACTATTCAAAATCTACAGAAGTTGTCACAATTATTTGACTGCATGTTGATTCCAGTTAATTAATACTGCACTCCTTCTCCACTGTGTGTAAGGTTGTGTTCGTATACTGTACTTACCGTAAGGATAGTATAGAATACCTTGAGGAAAACATACAGTGTCAGACTGCTGTTAGCGACGTATTATGAgtgctttgtattttttgacTTTAAGatctgactgacagcagcagttTCCAGCGAGCTCGGTTCTGGGTGAAAGAGCTGCAAAACTGTGAGGAGGTAAGACCAGAGCTTTTCATACGTAGACTCGTTTTATGTGTGTCATTAATATTTACAGGACGGCTTCCCtacatcattaaaatatattaacataCCAGTTGCTGAAGCAACAGTAAAACATACAGGAGCAGTAAAACTGTATGACTGAGATGATTATTTGTTTAGCTGTATGTTTATAGTTGTTTGTAGGTCTGAACTGCTGGCTGAACAGACAATGCATTCATTCATAGTCAGTCGTGAACTACTTGACCTTGAAATGTTAACATAAAAAGTCGAAGACGCTATTTGAATGTGTGCACTGTCTACATATACATGTCGCTCAGCaacgttgtttttgtttttctatgttgTGTACTCCAGCACTGTAAGATCTACCTGTGTGGCACTAAGAGCGATCTGATTGAAGGAGATCGGAGTTTGCGCCAAATCGACTACCACGATGTTCAGGACTTTGCTGAAGGTAACAAACAAAGTCTCTGCTAACTTTGCCTCACTGTTATAAACCTGCCGTCTTTACTGCTCACTTTACCATTCTATTTATATATGGAACagtggatttcttttcttccacaccAAAGGGACAGTATCTGATGAAAGCAGTAAATATGTTCCTCTTCTCAGTCTTTTTCATGaacatgtttgcatgtgaaacAACTTTAATAAAGTAGGTCAAGGCTTTACACAGACCAaataatgagttttttttccaacagaaaTGTTGCTGCGTCAAAGATTAATCTTTTAACCCTTTTAACCAGGGTCTATATTTACATGGACAAATATGAAATTGTGTGCTGTTAACATGGCGAATGGTTATTATTAAATCTATTATCTTTATCAGCCTCTTTGTGTAATCTGGAGGAACTGGTAAAGTGAACCTCAGCCTGACTGATATCTAACCTTAATGTCTTTGTTGCTCACACAGAGATTGGCGCACAACATTTTGAGACCTccagtaaaacaggaaataatgtGGGTGAGTAACAACGTCCGTCATACGCAGACCATATTTAACACAGGTAGTTAGCTACCATCACAGCTGTATTTATTCATGGTCTGTCCATTGGGGAAGTGGACAGAATTGTAATAGATATGTTCTGAAGGGAAAACATTGTTTGATACCAGCCTTATATGCgaaaagtcaaagtgaaagtCAAGAGCAGTCCGTAATCAGTACAACTTTTCCCTCCTTAGCAATCTTACAGGCCAGGTAATATTTCTGAAACACAGCACAAATCAGAAAACaccacaaaatacaacaaaagatgtttttactttgtgatTCCTCAATCCAAAtcttaattaaaacaaaaactttccAGCATGTAGGTTGCTACCTCGGAGGTTGTTGTCATTTTCTATCAgaaatttattttctcaatgaatcAATCATGCAGCCTATAAAATGTAAGAAAGTAGTTTAAGTAAAATTCATCACAGATTAATCTTTGGAGCTTAGTGTCTCCTTGCTGAAACATACAACATTAGGTTGTATAACTTGTGATAATGTTGGCTAAAAGTTTGTTGCCTGTTACCTACATTGATCTTGTGCATGTGATATTGAATTTGTAGCTAGCTTAAT
The sequence above is a segment of the Scophthalmus maximus strain ysfricsl-2021 chromosome 2, ASM2237912v1, whole genome shotgun sequence genome. Coding sequences within it:
- the rab24 gene encoding ras-related protein Rab-24 isoform X2, translated to MSAMRVDAKVVMLGKESVGKTSLVERYVHHRFLVGPYQNTIGAAFVAKTIQMGEKVVTLGIWDTAGSERYEAMSRIYYRGARAAVVCYDLTDSSSFQRARFWVKELQNCEEHCKIYLCGTKSDLIEGDRSLRQIDYHDVQDFAEEIGAQHFETSSKTGNNVDDIFQKVAEDYNSTAFQYMTEETGIDLGQKKDSYFYTCCHNN
- the rab24 gene encoding ras-related protein Rab-24 isoform X1, which encodes MSAMRVDAKVVMLGKESVGKTSLVERYVHHRFLVGPYQNTIGAAFVAKTIQMGEKVVTLGIWDTAGSERYEAMSRIYYRGARAAVVCYDLTDSSSFQRARFWVKELQNCEEHCKIYLCGTKSDLIEGDRSLRQIDYHDVQDFAEEIGAQHFETSSKTGNNVDDIFQKVAEDYNSTAFQYMTAEETGIDLGQKKDSYFYTCCHNN